One Campylobacter sp. RM16192 genomic region harbors:
- a CDS encoding acyl-CoA thioesterase, whose product MRIFSYKFKVGKEAIDINNHANNAYYLVWMQEAAFAHSNFVGDTFEEQLKNNSTWVIKRNEIDYLEQIYLGDEIEIKTWTKQARKVSSNRFYEFIKDGKIIAKAITTYVYFDLDKKRPKAIPGHLAELYGENEEI is encoded by the coding sequence ATGAGAATTTTTAGCTACAAATTTAAAGTAGGCAAAGAGGCCATAGACATAAACAACCACGCAAACAACGCATACTATCTTGTTTGGATGCAAGAAGCGGCTTTTGCGCACTCAAATTTCGTAGGAGATACGTTTGAAGAGCAGCTTAAAAACAACTCGACTTGGGTTATAAAACGCAACGAAATCGACTATTTAGAGCAAATTTATTTAGGCGACGAGATCGAGATAAAAACATGGACAAAGCAGGCTAGAAAAGTTAGTTCAAACAGATTTTACGAATTTATAAAAGACGGCAAGATCATAGCTAAAGCCATAACCACTTACGTATATTTTGACCTTGACAAAAAGCGTCCAAAGGCGATCCCGGGTCATCTTGCGGAGCTTTACGGCGAAAATGAGGAAATTTAA
- a CDS encoding metal ABC transporter solute-binding protein, Zn/Mn family, with product MKKILAFLCFGALVCFAKPVVSVSILPQEFFVKQIAGDTVEVNTMVSLGADPHTYEPKPKQMKSLENSKLYFAIGIEFEEVWLPKFQQSFPKLKFIFTQKGVERVAMQEHEHEGHTHDKKEHCHEYNGKVHCHSHDGLDPHIWLDPVLVKTQAKNILNGLVRVFPEHKELYNANYEKFLVKLDELDKFIKDKLANLKNREFIVYHPSWGYFAKRYDLEQISIEVEGKEPKPAELANLIKEAKDHGVKVIFVAPQFSKKSANLIAKETGAKVVEIDQLPLDWEAELKKTAEIFAKSL from the coding sequence ATGAAGAAAATTTTAGCTTTTTTATGTTTTGGCGCGCTTGTATGCTTTGCAAAACCCGTCGTTAGCGTAAGTATATTACCTCAGGAATTTTTCGTAAAACAAATCGCAGGCGACACGGTTGAAGTAAATACCATGGTATCTTTAGGAGCTGATCCTCACACTTACGAGCCAAAACCAAAGCAGATGAAATCTCTTGAAAACAGCAAACTTTATTTTGCCATAGGCATTGAATTTGAAGAGGTTTGGTTGCCGAAATTTCAGCAGTCGTTTCCAAAGCTAAAATTTATTTTTACTCAAAAAGGAGTAGAAAGAGTCGCCATGCAAGAGCATGAGCATGAGGGGCACACGCACGATAAAAAAGAGCATTGCCACGAGTACAACGGAAAAGTGCATTGTCATAGCCACGACGGGCTTGATCCACACATCTGGCTTGATCCGGTGCTTGTAAAAACTCAGGCTAAAAACATCCTAAACGGACTTGTTAGAGTTTTTCCCGAGCATAAAGAGCTTTATAACGCAAATTACGAGAAATTTCTCGTTAAGCTAGACGAACTTGACAAATTCATCAAAGATAAGCTTGCAAATCTTAAAAACCGCGAATTTATCGTGTATCATCCGTCTTGGGGATACTTTGCAAAGCGCTATGATTTAGAGCAAATTTCAATCGAAGTCGAGGGCAAAGAGCCAAAGCCCGCAGAGCTTGCAAACCTCATCAAGGAGGCAAAAGATCACGGCGTAAAAGTCATCTTCGTAGCGCCTCAGTTTTCTAAAAAATCGGCAAATTTAATCGCAAAAGAAACGGGTGCAAAGGTAGTTGAGATAGATCAGCTCCCGCTTGATTGGGAGGCTGAGCTTAAAAAGACAGCCGAAATTTTCGCTAAGAGTCTTTAA
- a CDS encoding HoxN/HupN/NixA family nickel/cobalt transporter, whose product MKFGRILAALTLFASIAYSCALCALYTPTAHAQIKFDAWSDTLKTATITWTFSENFTELTMQGYDEDADKKLNEKEAWNVQKSLLDYIVPRGYLTTVSFYDGEGASENLFVKTKSQRVYIEENRLNFEYVLELNLEILPRRVVVFEIIDREGFFNFKIANDEPYRITESIFIVPNSNLNTVFFEMSEQKPKISNKDKPELSSLVKNKILEEIDAIDEAKFNSLARTTIGFLDRLKELIKENSTAFEASKFALIMLFSFVYGFLHAAGPGHGKLLTTSYFAASGGSYLKAFGFSLKIGVLHVLGALMLVWITMSLLESFAANVANSAANLTTKISALIIMAISAYMIFTKLKSLKPKVHNYKFSPHKADCGCAACKAMEVKPKSLNEWFVALAASLVPCPGTIIVFILAFSLNSWFIGVMSGVFMALGMSVVIFIAAVFGTKVNALSKYKNLKIYCEFLALLVMFGLGAFMFFIAGRISVL is encoded by the coding sequence ATGAAATTTGGGCGCATACTGGCCGCACTGACGCTTTTTGCGTCCATTGCCTACTCGTGTGCGCTTTGTGCACTTTACACACCCACAGCTCATGCGCAGATCAAATTTGACGCATGGAGCGACACGCTTAAAACAGCTACTATAACATGGACGTTTTCAGAAAATTTCACCGAGCTAACCATGCAAGGATACGATGAGGATGCCGATAAAAAGCTAAACGAAAAAGAAGCTTGGAACGTCCAAAAGTCCTTGCTTGACTACATCGTGCCGCGCGGGTATCTTACTACGGTTAGCTTTTATGACGGCGAGGGCGCGAGCGAAAATTTATTCGTCAAAACAAAGAGCCAGCGCGTTTATATCGAAGAAAACAGGCTAAATTTCGAGTATGTTTTGGAGCTAAATTTAGAAATTTTGCCTCGCCGTGTGGTTGTGTTTGAGATAATCGATCGCGAAGGATTTTTTAACTTCAAAATCGCAAACGACGAGCCTTACAGGATAACCGAATCCATTTTCATAGTGCCAAATTCAAATTTAAACACCGTGTTTTTTGAGATGAGCGAGCAAAAACCTAAAATTTCAAACAAAGACAAGCCTGAGCTTAGCTCGCTTGTAAAAAACAAAATTTTAGAAGAGATTGACGCGATAGACGAAGCGAAATTTAACTCTCTTGCCAGAACCACGATAGGATTTTTAGACAGACTAAAAGAGCTCATCAAAGAAAACTCAACCGCATTTGAAGCTTCGAAATTTGCTCTTATCATGCTTTTTAGCTTCGTCTACGGCTTTTTACACGCTGCGGGTCCTGGGCATGGCAAACTGCTTACGACTTCATATTTTGCCGCAAGCGGAGGCAGCTACTTAAAAGCTTTTGGTTTCTCGCTTAAGATCGGAGTTTTGCACGTGCTTGGCGCGCTCATGCTGGTTTGGATTACTATGAGTTTGCTTGAAAGTTTTGCGGCAAACGTAGCAAATTCCGCTGCAAATTTGACGACTAAAATTTCAGCCCTAATCATCATGGCGATCTCTGCTTATATGATATTTACGAAGCTAAAATCGCTCAAGCCAAAAGTTCATAACTACAAATTTAGCCCTCACAAAGCAGACTGCGGATGTGCGGCTTGTAAAGCAATGGAAGTTAAGCCAAAGAGCCTAAACGAGTGGTTTGTAGCGCTTGCAGCCTCGCTTGTGCCGTGTCCTGGCACTATCATCGTCTTTATACTTGCGTTTAGCTTAAATAGCTGGTTTATAGGCGTGATGAGCGGTGTTTTTATGGCGCTTGGCATGAGCGTAGTTATATTTATCGCAGCGGTCTTTGGCACAAAGGTAAATGCGCTCTCAAAATATAAAAATTTAAAAATTTACTGCGAATTTTTGGCCCTTTTAGTGATGTTTGGCTTGGGAGCTTTTATGTTTTTTATCGCGGGTAGGATATCGGTTTTATGA
- a CDS encoding Fur family transcriptional regulator: MSPQELLRINDIKATPLRLQILEILSRADTPLGYDEILSKIKANKTTFYRSMEIFEAKGIIVKSENNHKNFYELAGEAKAYFVCDVCRKMTNIDMPNLSQSHVKSVVVKGICDDCF; this comes from the coding sequence ATGTCGCCTCAAGAGCTCTTAAGGATAAACGATATAAAGGCAACTCCGCTTCGGTTGCAAATTTTAGAAATTTTATCTCGCGCCGATACTCCGCTTGGGTATGATGAAATTCTAAGCAAAATTAAGGCCAATAAAACGACATTTTACCGCTCGATGGAGATTTTTGAAGCTAAAGGCATTATCGTAAAAAGCGAAAACAACCACAAAAATTTCTACGAGCTTGCAGGCGAGGCAAAGGCGTATTTTGTGTGTGATGTTTGCAGAAAGATGACAAATATCGATATGCCCAATTTAAGCCAAAGCCACGTTAAAAGCGTAGTCGTAAAGGGAATTTGCGACGATTGCTTTTAA
- a CDS encoding bifunctional diguanylate cyclase/phosphodiesterase, with protein sequence MFIGGMIVYKANENVTSSYSLKDSVINLIDINRDIDFMLGKTFLYSDYDRLMELLANFDYGLRDILKLKNLHAFREISSGMKFFQDIKYTFKKKVELIDKFNSTAIFANLIYDDILFSSFEELKQSRYFNTIMANILLFKYDINTDLTKTKNLLNQHFTEENLSENDVKFITNANRLIEYYESAQSIFKRIQELYMQKELDILLDGNKVYMNIAATNLKNMTILFFALMVISILLIYLTYRKTKNILKYLNDLQQATDNSFGSIVFTDLNTKIKYVNKIFEQTTGYKLEEVVGKDANILKSYQHSNEFYRSITNSLKNNQVWECDELISLTKDKEFLIEKVMFLPLFDSDGNKDGYLSVKLDKTKEVMIEKELKEKEEKLRDMAFFDSLTGFGSYFALTQKLNEYPSGMLIYININHFVDFRFFYKTKTVDLIIESFAKTIKLCIDTYNMPAFIYRVQLDEFCIWYEGVSVEKDIRHLRDYFKSNDLSIMVDGRKELIPNIKMTIGVSLDRDTIQTNRLTQAMLAHYEATNKGEPVIYYNENSPVEQQYYQNQIMSRIIEYAIYNDTVIVECQGIYDISSDLDDEPKANYYEVLVRIVDENGKIRYPGEFLDIAKKISLYNDITKKVIGHVFRLVEKFPKVKFSMNLSNSDIENVQIRDMIEQKLKICSYPENVYFEILESEGVDDYEAVNLFINKIHSYNSKISIDDFGSGYSNYYRILELDIDTIKIDGSIIKKLPFDKNARYLVQTIVDFANRQKYNVVAEFVSSPEILDEVKKFGIKYAQGYLLGKPVSPNNIKL encoded by the coding sequence ATGTTTATTGGAGGAATGATAGTATATAAGGCGAACGAAAACGTAACTTCTAGTTATAGCTTAAAAGACTCAGTTATAAATTTGATAGATATTAATAGAGACATAGACTTTATGCTCGGTAAGACATTCTTATACTCTGATTATGATAGGCTTATGGAACTTCTTGCGAATTTTGACTACGGATTAAGAGATATACTAAAACTTAAAAATTTACATGCGTTTAGAGAAATTTCTTCTGGTATGAAATTTTTTCAAGATATTAAGTACACGTTTAAAAAGAAAGTCGAACTTATAGATAAATTTAATTCAACCGCTATATTTGCAAATTTGATCTATGATGACATACTTTTTAGTTCATTTGAGGAGTTAAAACAGAGCAGGTATTTTAATACTATAATGGCCAATATATTGCTATTTAAATATGACATCAATACCGATTTGACCAAAACAAAAAATCTTCTGAATCAACATTTTACAGAAGAAAATCTAAGCGAAAATGATGTTAAATTTATAACAAATGCCAATAGGCTTATTGAATACTATGAGAGCGCCCAAAGTATATTTAAAAGAATACAAGAGCTTTATATGCAAAAAGAACTTGATATATTGCTGGATGGCAATAAAGTTTATATGAATATAGCTGCTACAAATTTAAAAAATATGACTATTTTATTTTTTGCTCTTATGGTTATATCAATACTTTTAATTTATTTGACATACAGGAAAACAAAAAATATATTAAAGTATCTTAATGATTTACAACAGGCTACGGATAATAGCTTTGGTTCAATAGTTTTTACAGACTTGAATACCAAGATAAAGTATGTAAATAAGATATTTGAACAAACTACGGGTTATAAACTTGAAGAAGTTGTTGGTAAAGACGCTAATATTTTAAAATCTTATCAGCATAGTAATGAATTTTATAGAAGCATTACAAATTCTTTAAAAAATAATCAGGTTTGGGAGTGTGATGAGTTAATAAGTTTAACCAAAGATAAAGAATTTTTAATAGAAAAAGTAATGTTCTTGCCGCTATTTGATTCTGATGGTAATAAGGATGGATACCTATCGGTAAAACTTGATAAGACAAAAGAAGTCATGATAGAAAAAGAGCTTAAGGAAAAAGAAGAAAAGCTAAGGGATATGGCATTCTTTGATAGCCTTACCGGTTTTGGAAGCTATTTTGCCCTTACTCAAAAATTAAATGAGTATCCAAGCGGAATGCTTATTTATATAAATATAAATCACTTCGTGGATTTTAGATTTTTTTATAAAACAAAAACAGTCGATCTTATTATAGAATCCTTTGCCAAAACTATAAAACTTTGCATAGATACTTATAATATGCCTGCTTTTATATATAGAGTTCAATTAGATGAGTTTTGTATTTGGTACGAGGGAGTGTCTGTTGAAAAGGATATAAGACATTTAAGAGATTATTTTAAATCAAATGATCTATCTATTATGGTGGATGGCAGGAAAGAGCTTATACCTAATATTAAGATGACTATAGGCGTTAGTCTTGATAGAGACACCATTCAAACCAACCGCCTTACTCAAGCTATGCTTGCTCATTATGAGGCTACCAATAAGGGCGAGCCTGTAATATACTACAACGAAAATAGCCCGGTAGAGCAGCAATATTATCAAAACCAGATAATGTCAAGGATCATAGAATACGCCATATATAATGATACTGTCATAGTGGAATGCCAGGGTATATATGATATATCTTCTGATTTAGACGATGAGCCAAAGGCAAACTATTATGAAGTTTTAGTTCGTATTGTGGATGAAAACGGCAAAATTCGTTATCCTGGCGAATTTTTGGATATTGCTAAGAAAATTTCTTTATATAATGATATAACCAAAAAAGTAATAGGTCACGTATTTAGACTTGTTGAGAAATTCCCTAAAGTTAAATTTTCGATGAACCTTTCAAATAGCGATATAGAAAATGTCCAAATTAGAGATATGATAGAGCAAAAGCTTAAAATTTGCTCCTATCCAGAAAATGTATATTTTGAAATTTTAGAGTCAGAGGGTGTTGATGACTATGAAGCGGTGAATTTGTTTATAAACAAAATTCATAGCTACAACTCCAAAATTTCAATTGATGATTTTGGAAGCGGATATTCTAATTATTATAGGATTTTAGAGCTTGATATAGACACTATCAAGATAGATGGCTCTATTATCAAAAAGCTTCCATTCGATAAAAACGCAAGATATCTGGTTCAGACCATTGTAGATTTTGCCAATAGGCAAAAGTACAATGTGGTTGCCGAGTTTGTAAGCTCTCCTGAAATTTTAGACGAAGTTAAAAAATTTGGCATTAAATATGCTCAGGGATATCTTCTTGGCAAGCCTGTTTCGCCAAATAATATCAAGCTATAA
- a CDS encoding metal ABC transporter ATP-binding protein, with protein MNGVKIENLSFGYDENLIFENINLNYDIKDFLAIIGPNGGGKSTLLRLMLGLLRPKSGEIKIFDKNPSEVSKTIGYVPQNIFINANFPMRVLEVVLMGRIDRKIFGFYTKDDKSEAMKALEKVGMSEFANSRIGELSGGQRQRVYIARALCAKAKILMLDEPTASIDTKGQAAIYSLLSEINKEGIGVILISHDVNIALSFATKVAYVNHKIHMHDIAPDRSKQEFIAHLAHEHNHFCDVEIALKECGCKSLDKGQKC; from the coding sequence ATGAACGGAGTTAAGATAGAGAATTTATCGTTTGGATACGATGAGAATTTGATATTTGAAAATATAAATTTAAACTATGATATCAAGGATTTTCTAGCTATCATAGGTCCAAACGGCGGGGGCAAATCAACCCTGCTTCGCCTTATGCTAGGGCTTTTAAGACCTAAAAGCGGCGAGATAAAGATATTTGATAAAAACCCTAGCGAGGTTAGCAAAACCATAGGATACGTGCCTCAAAACATATTCATAAACGCAAATTTTCCGATGAGGGTTTTAGAAGTGGTGCTTATGGGGCGAATCGATAGGAAAATTTTCGGCTTTTACACCAAAGACGATAAATCAGAAGCGATGAAAGCGCTTGAAAAAGTCGGCATGAGCGAGTTTGCAAACTCTCGCATAGGCGAGCTTTCAGGCGGTCAAAGGCAAAGAGTTTATATCGCAAGAGCGCTTTGCGCAAAGGCTAAAATTCTCATGCTTGATGAGCCGACAGCAAGCATCGACACCAAAGGGCAAGCCGCGATTTACAGCCTGCTTAGCGAGATAAACAAAGAAGGAATCGGTGTCATCTTGATAAGCCATGACGTAAATATCGCACTTAGCTTCGCTACGAAAGTTGCTTACGTAAATCACAAAATTCACATGCACGACATCGCGCCCGATCGTTCAAAACAGGAATTCATCGCTCATCTTGCACACGAGCATAATCACTTTTGCGATGTCGAGATCGCGCTTAAGGAGTGCGGTTGCAAGAGCTTAGACAAAGGGCAAAAATGCTAG
- a CDS encoding DMT family transporter produces MTKKIKEFGTDLALVVVAVVWGVTFLPMAEALKSNGVFVILFWRFLISTLLMGLISIKFVKKFDPNSLKFGSLLGVFLFAGFALQTFALKYTFSSTVAFITGLNVVFVPFIVFLFFRQKVYVYSFIGAFLSAFGLYLLSDSELGFGRGEILSVLCAVAYSVHIIFTGVFVRKCELYQMVCMQFLVVTALCLFAALVFDTHSVLPVANYAFFKAVIITSVFATVFAFFVQSAMQRYTTPMKTALIFTFEPVSAGLFGYFVGGEILSSWQILGALLILIGIVISEVGSYYKSQKA; encoded by the coding sequence ATGACGAAAAAGATAAAGGAATTTGGCACTGATCTTGCTCTTGTAGTCGTTGCTGTCGTGTGGGGAGTGACGTTTTTACCGATGGCTGAAGCGCTTAAGAGCAACGGCGTTTTTGTCATTTTGTTTTGGAGATTTTTAATCTCAACTCTGTTAATGGGTTTGATTTCGATTAAATTTGTTAAGAAATTTGACCCAAATTCTCTTAAATTCGGCTCTTTGCTAGGCGTGTTTTTGTTTGCGGGCTTTGCGCTTCAAACCTTTGCCCTTAAATACACTTTTAGTTCGACGGTTGCCTTTATCACGGGATTAAATGTAGTTTTTGTGCCTTTTATAGTATTTTTATTTTTTAGGCAAAAAGTCTATGTTTATTCGTTTATAGGAGCCTTTTTATCGGCTTTTGGGCTGTATTTGCTAAGCGATAGCGAGCTTGGGTTTGGCAGAGGTGAAATTCTCTCCGTGCTTTGTGCCGTTGCTTATTCTGTTCATATCATATTTACGGGCGTTTTTGTGCGCAAATGCGAGCTTTATCAGATGGTTTGCATGCAGTTTTTAGTAGTAACCGCTCTATGTCTTTTTGCGGCTCTTGTTTTTGATACGCATAGCGTTTTGCCTGTGGCTAACTATGCATTTTTTAAAGCCGTTATCATAACTTCGGTGTTTGCGACCGTCTTTGCATTTTTTGTTCAGTCGGCGATGCAGCGATATACAACGCCTATGAAAACTGCGCTTATATTTACTTTTGAGCCTGTAAGCGCAGGACTTTTTGGATACTTTGTAGGCGGAGAAATTTTAAGCTCGTGGCAAATTTTAGGAGCGCTGCTTATACTTATTGGCATCGTTATAAGCGAGGTTGGAAGCTATTACAAGAGCCAAAAAGCTTAA
- a CDS encoding metal ABC transporter permease, which translates to MLEALNLEFMQNALMAGLLVSIACGVIGSLVVINRMVFIAGGIAHGAYGGLGLAFYFSLEPLLGASGFAIFLALLIATITLNDKSKMDSVIGALWAFGMAFGIILIDLTPGYNVDLMSYLFGSILAVPDSDLAFMAAVDCVILLIVTLLYRQFEALSFDAEFAKLRGVKTTLLYYVLVCMMALSVVMTIRAVGLILVIALLTIPPYIAQNFSKRLGAMMLNATAISAAFCISGLWLSFEANLTSGASIILIASICFFIFAAINRR; encoded by the coding sequence ATGCTAGAAGCGCTAAATTTGGAATTCATGCAAAACGCCCTTATGGCAGGGCTTTTAGTAAGTATCGCGTGCGGAGTTATCGGCTCGCTTGTGGTGATAAATCGCATGGTTTTCATCGCAGGAGGCATAGCACACGGAGCTTACGGCGGACTTGGGCTAGCGTTTTACTTCTCGCTTGAGCCGCTTTTGGGTGCTAGCGGATTTGCGATATTTCTAGCACTCCTGATAGCTACCATCACGCTAAACGATAAGAGCAAAATGGACTCGGTCATCGGCGCACTTTGGGCGTTTGGGATGGCGTTTGGCATTATCTTAATCGATCTAACGCCCGGATACAACGTAGATCTCATGAGCTATCTTTTTGGCTCGATTTTAGCGGTGCCTGATAGCGATTTAGCCTTTATGGCGGCGGTTGATTGTGTCATTTTGCTTATCGTGACGCTGCTTTACAGGCAGTTTGAAGCTCTTAGTTTTGATGCGGAATTTGCCAAGCTTCGCGGAGTAAAAACCACGCTTTTATACTATGTTTTGGTTTGTATGATGGCGCTAAGCGTAGTTATGACGATACGCGCAGTGGGGCTTATCCTAGTCATCGCGCTTCTTACCATACCACCATATATCGCGCAAAATTTCTCTAAACGCCTTGGCGCAATGATGCTAAACGCTACTGCTATCTCGGCTGCGTTTTGCATATCGGGGCTTTGGCTTAGCTTTGAAGCGAATTTAACCAGCGGAGCTAGTATCATACTTATAGCTTCGATCTGCTTTTTTATATTTGCAGCCATAAACAGGCGCTAA
- a CDS encoding class I SAM-dependent methyltransferase: MKSSWDKKAANYSRYEGELSEFQRGFFNKLDEFGIDFNDKTLIDVGCGTGVYTLYLSNLCRNVTGLDLSTKMLECMREDADKFGVSNLRVVESSWDDFNEDNVYDIAFSTMSPAINSIEGLDKFIRTGKKRVFMWWNKQRHSNVLERFYKIYGERQWSERLPHFEYHLDMLKIPVKSHIFNEVRTRDISVEKMYEDMIWHLEIGNLKFDEKEVKDELLSICKDGKVTETVTSSMKLLVF; encoded by the coding sequence ATGAAGAGCTCTTGGGATAAAAAAGCGGCTAATTACTCAAGATATGAGGGTGAACTTAGCGAATTTCAGCGAGGATTTTTTAATAAACTTGATGAGTTTGGTATAGATTTTAATGATAAAACACTTATAGATGTAGGGTGCGGAACAGGTGTTTATACTCTGTATCTATCAAATTTGTGTAGAAACGTAACAGGACTCGATCTCTCGACTAAGATGCTTGAGTGTATGAGAGAGGATGCTGATAAATTTGGTGTGTCAAATTTAAGAGTAGTTGAGAGCAGTTGGGATGACTTTAATGAGGATAATGTTTACGATATCGCTTTTAGCACGATGAGTCCGGCGATAAACAGCATAGAAGGGCTTGATAAATTTATTCGCACCGGCAAAAAGCGAGTTTTTATGTGGTGGAATAAGCAAAGACATTCAAACGTGCTTGAGAGATTTTATAAAATTTACGGAGAGCGTCAGTGGAGCGAGAGGTTGCCTCATTTTGAATACCATTTGGATATGTTAAAAATTCCGGTTAAATCGCATATTTTTAATGAGGTAAGAACAAGGGATATAAGTGTTGAAAAAATGTATGAAGATATGATCTGGCATTTAGAGATAGGAAATCTAAAATTTGATGAAAAAGAGGTAAAAGACGAGCTTTTAAGCATCTGTAAAGATGGAAAAGTAACGGAAACAGTAACATCTTCAATGAAGCTTTTGGTATTTTAG
- a CDS encoding cytochrome-c peroxidase: MEFCLASQVAPIKPLDYDRQKALLGKSLFHDTRLSPSGTDSCEKCHNLYWSPSGTSLKNIKISFKQTLNSPTVLNSALNYLFFKDGRVKNIREQVIESIVDINQLGSSEKLVVEKVSLNPHYKHKFKTLYKDGVTFNNIVDAIVNFQKALLTPNSKFDKFISGDNTVLSEDEKKGFELFKKAGCINCHNGVNLGSNVYYDMQLDCNLDQNSTGIAKYKVPGLRNISKTGPYLYDGSERDLKDVIEHIANLRMQNEINKEQIELIYKFLLTLDGDNPEILK, from the coding sequence ATGGAATTTTGCCTAGCTTCTCAGGTTGCGCCTATTAAACCATTGGATTATGATAGGCAAAAAGCGTTACTAGGCAAAAGCTTATTTCATGATACTAGACTTAGTCCAAGCGGAACAGATTCTTGCGAGAAGTGTCATAATCTATATTGGAGCCCAAGCGGCACTAGCTTAAAAAATATAAAAATATCATTTAAGCAGACATTAAATTCTCCTACTGTTTTAAATTCTGCTTTGAATTATTTATTTTTTAAAGACGGAAGAGTTAAAAATATCAGAGAACAAGTGATTGAAAGCATAGTCGACATAAATCAGCTGGGTAGCAGTGAAAAGCTTGTTGTAGAAAAGGTAAGTTTAAATCCTCATTATAAACATAAATTTAAAACTCTTTATAAGGATGGGGTTACTTTCAATAATATAGTTGATGCTATAGTAAATTTTCAAAAAGCCTTATTAACTCCAAACTCCAAATTTGATAAATTTATAAGTGGTGATAATACTGTTTTGTCTGAAGATGAAAAAAAAGGATTTGAGCTATTTAAGAAAGCAGGTTGTATTAATTGCCATAATGGAGTAAATTTAGGCTCCAATGTATATTACGATATGCAGCTTGATTGTAATTTAGATCAAAATTCAACCGGTATTGCAAAATATAAAGTTCCTGGCTTGAGAAATATATCAAAGACTGGTCCATATCTTTATGATGGTAGCGAACGCGATCTAAAAGATGTTATAGAACACATTGCCAATTTAAGAATGCAAAATGAAATTAATAAAGAGCAAATAGAGTTAATATATAAATTTTTACTCACTTTAGATGGTGATAATCCGGAAATTTTAAAATGA
- a CDS encoding DUF4197 domain-containing protein: protein MKKIVILALFFTLSAFGTDWGKMVGDGLKAVNQASTKSDYKSMVSSALEYAVKELSNDGFIKNASAKIPLPPSLQTAANLAKKVGGDKWANELVTSINKAASSAVPGAADVFSKTIKNMSESDVKKIMNGGNDSFSKFLQQNSSKELEKIFKPIIEKMMSQNSFATAYNGLNSFVKNSLGNSQSMKSVKSVASSLGMGEYVTNDGEDLNGYITRKTLDGLFKVMSENEKSLRSDPVGYGKKAIENIFK from the coding sequence ATGAAAAAAATCGTGATTTTAGCGCTATTTTTTACTTTAAGCGCTTTTGGTACTGATTGGGGTAAGATGGTTGGAGACGGGCTTAAAGCCGTAAATCAAGCCTCTACAAAGAGCGATTATAAAAGCATGGTAAGCTCGGCTCTTGAGTATGCCGTAAAAGAGCTTTCAAATGACGGATTTATCAAAAATGCCTCGGCTAAAATTCCGCTTCCGCCAAGCTTACAAACGGCTGCAAATTTGGCAAAGAAAGTTGGCGGCGACAAGTGGGCAAACGAGCTAGTTACTTCCATAAACAAAGCCGCAAGTAGCGCAGTTCCCGGGGCTGCCGATGTCTTTTCAAAAACTATAAAAAACATGAGTGAAAGCGATGTCAAAAAGATCATGAACGGCGGAAATGATAGTTTTAGTAAATTTTTGCAACAAAATTCAAGCAAGGAGCTTGAAAAGATATTTAAGCCGATCATCGAAAAGATGATGAGTCAAAACAGCTTCGCGACAGCCTATAACGGGCTAAATTCTTTTGTCAAAAACTCGCTTGGTAACTCCCAAAGTATGAAGTCGGTTAAGTCGGTAGCTTCAAGCCTTGGCATGGGCGAATATGTAACAAACGATGGCGAGGATCTAAACGGATACATCACGAGAAAGACGCTTGATGGGCTATTTAAAGTGATGAGCGAAAATGAAAAGTCGCTTAGAAGCGATCCTGTGGGTTACGGCAAAAAAGCTATTGAAAATATTTTTAAATAA